From a region of the Butyrivibrio sp. AE3004 genome:
- a CDS encoding DUF6017 domain-containing protein, with amino-acid sequence MSERIIFDYFSGQESEMLAFYRIPKLLFTNAYFSGLDALAKTLYGLMLDRMSLSLKNKWFDELQRAYIYFAQQEAAEMLGCGEDKIRCLFKSLEEYGLIERKKQGQGKPTKIYLKNFASRENEEVQTLEKQSSGTNMVISDPGNIGVKTTENSGSRPSENPVLDHGESDPNYNNINNTKRVINTNHISSMKTDLNDEYNAYAEIVRENLCIDTMLERYPHDTDIIEGIYDLVLETVLCQNPSIWISKNEYPTNLVKSKFLKLNHMHLEYVMGCMKDNTTKVRNIKNYLLSALFNAPTTMGSYYQSEVSHDQAYRAM; translated from the coding sequence GTGAGCGAAAGAATCATTTTTGACTATTTCAGCGGTCAGGAATCAGAAATGCTTGCCTTTTACAGAATACCAAAGCTTTTGTTCACAAACGCCTATTTTAGCGGGCTTGACGCTCTTGCTAAGACTCTTTACGGTCTTATGCTTGATAGAATGTCATTATCCCTCAAAAATAAGTGGTTTGATGAGCTTCAGAGGGCTTATATATACTTTGCACAGCAGGAAGCCGCAGAAATGCTGGGCTGTGGGGAAGATAAGATCAGATGTCTTTTTAAGAGTCTTGAGGAATATGGACTCATAGAGCGCAAAAAACAGGGCCAGGGGAAGCCTACCAAGATCTATCTCAAGAACTTTGCGTCAAGAGAAAATGAAGAAGTTCAGACCTTGGAAAAACAAAGTTCTGGAACAAATATGGTAATTTCAGACCCCGGAAATATCGGGGTCAAGACCACGGAAAATTCGGGTTCTAGACCAAGTGAAAATCCGGTTCTAGACCACGGAGAATCCGACCCTAATTATAATAATATTAATAATACTAAAAGAGTTATAAATACTAATCATATCTCTTCGATGAAAACCGATTTGAATGATGAGTATAATGCCTATGCAGAAATAGTCAGGGAAAATCTGTGCATTGATACCATGCTGGAAAGATATCCTCATGACACAGACATTATTGAAGGCATTTATGACTTGGTGCTTGAGACAGTGCTTTGCCAGAATCCAAGCATTTGGATCTCCAAGAATGAGTATCCTACAAACCTTGTTAAGTCCAAGTTCCTGAAGCTTAACCATATGCATCTTGAGTATGTTATGGGATGCATGAAGGATAATACCACCAAGGTGCGGAACATAAAGAACTATCTTTTATCAGCTCTTTTCAACGCACCTACGACTATGGGTAGCTATTACCAGTCAGAGGTCAGCCATGATCAGGCATACAGAGCCATGTAA
- a CDS encoding replication initiator protein A codes for MMDYFYNTQAQQFASVEIPRELLTGKSFSSLSASAKMLYAVLLDRMGEAKKHNWFDDDNRVYIIYPLSKIQEDINFSKHTIIDCMNELEEFGLIYKLQAKGKPSKIYVKNFNRRCRFQLIG; via the coding sequence ATGATGGACTATTTTTACAACACCCAGGCACAGCAATTTGCTTCTGTAGAGATACCAAGAGAGCTGCTTACAGGGAAGAGCTTTTCTTCCCTGTCGGCTTCGGCCAAAATGCTTTATGCAGTTCTTTTGGACCGCATGGGCGAAGCTAAGAAACATAATTGGTTTGATGATGATAACAGAGTCTACATCATTTATCCGTTAAGCAAGATTCAGGAAGATATCAATTTCTCCAAGCACACAATAATTGATTGTATGAATGAACTTGAAGAATTTGGTCTTATATATAAGTTACAGGCAAAAGGTAAGCCAAGCAAGATCTACGTTAAAAATTTCAATCGTAGATGCAGATTTCAACTGATTGGGTAG
- a CDS encoding ParB/RepB/Spo0J family partition protein: protein MAQRVGQKVKLSSIDELLGVPSTEGTVDLDVMTIYPFENHPFRVVDDEKMEELVESIKESGVLTPVLVRPDDEGTYEMISGHRRLHAAKRAGLRKIPAIIKEMTNDDATIAMVNANMQREEILPSERAFALKMKMDALNHQGKRSDLTLSLEETKLHSATEVGESVGMKRAQIHRYMRLTYLIPKLLTMVDEGRLAIAVAVEISYFNPTYQQWIWEYIHENGMIKQEQLMDLRQYRDDDSLTQEQMIDILIQKRSTPQTRKKILITERKLNKYFPAYYSQSEIERVIVSLLEQWKASQESEEQ from the coding sequence ATGGCACAAAGAGTTGGTCAGAAAGTAAAGCTATCTAGTATAGATGAGCTCCTCGGTGTTCCAAGCACCGAGGGGACTGTGGATCTCGATGTAATGACTATCTATCCTTTTGAGAATCATCCTTTCAGGGTAGTTGATGATGAAAAGATGGAAGAGCTTGTAGAAAGCATCAAGGAAAGTGGAGTGCTTACACCTGTTCTAGTAAGACCGGATGATGAAGGAACTTACGAGATGATTTCAGGGCATAGAAGACTTCACGCGGCTAAACGAGCTGGGCTTCGAAAGATACCGGCAATCATCAAGGAAATGACCAATGATGATGCGACAATCGCCATGGTTAATGCCAATATGCAGAGGGAAGAGATACTTCCGAGTGAAAGAGCCTTTGCCTTAAAAATGAAGATGGATGCCTTGAATCATCAAGGTAAGCGTTCTGATTTAACTTTGTCTCTTGAAGAGACAAAGTTGCATTCGGCAACAGAAGTTGGCGAATCAGTGGGAATGAAAAGAGCACAAATACATAGATATATGCGACTCACATATCTAATTCCCAAGTTATTAACAATGGTTGATGAAGGAAGATTAGCTATTGCAGTAGCTGTAGAAATCTCCTATTTTAACCCAACCTATCAACAGTGGATATGGGAGTATATTCACGAAAACGGCATGATCAAGCAGGAACAGCTTATGGATCTTCGTCAATATCGTGATGATGACTCTCTTACACAGGAACAGATGATAGACATCCTTATCCAAAAGAGATCCACGCCACAGACCAGGAAGAAGATCCTTATCACAGAACGTAAGCTCAACAAGTACTTCCCTGCTTATTATTCACAGTCTGAGATTGAAAGAGTTATCGTAAGTCTCTTGGAGCAATGGAAGGCATCGCAGGAAAGTGAGGAACAATAA
- a CDS encoding ParA family protein gives MSKVIAVANQKGGVGKTVTSVNLGIGLAREGYKVLMIDADPQGSMSISLGCDEPDRLDYSLATALVNIINDEPVDVSKGIIHHAEGVDLMPGNIELSSLEISMTGVISRETILREYVDNARNTYDFVIIDCMPSLGMMTINALACADSVIIPCQAAYLPVKGLQQLIKTIGRVKRQLNPKLEIEGILITMVDNRTNYAKDIAAQIYEAYSSSINVFETEIPLSVRAAEISASGSSLYQYDPKGKAAFAYTSFIREVMNNGTKSWSESKAI, from the coding sequence ATGTCTAAAGTTATAGCAGTAGCAAACCAAAAAGGCGGGGTAGGGAAGACAGTAACGAGCGTGAATCTTGGTATTGGGCTTGCCAGGGAAGGTTACAAGGTACTCATGATAGATGCGGATCCTCAAGGGAGCATGTCAATAAGTCTTGGATGTGATGAACCGGACAGACTTGATTATTCTCTTGCTACAGCACTTGTAAATATTATCAATGATGAGCCCGTGGATGTATCAAAAGGAATTATCCACCATGCAGAAGGTGTTGATCTGATGCCGGGAAATATTGAGCTCTCAAGCTTGGAAATAAGCATGACCGGAGTTATCAGCAGGGAAACAATTCTCAGAGAATATGTGGATAACGCAAGAAATACTTATGATTTTGTGATTATTGACTGTATGCCATCCCTTGGAATGATGACGATTAACGCACTTGCCTGTGCGGATTCGGTAATTATTCCGTGCCAGGCAGCATATCTTCCTGTAAAGGGCCTTCAGCAGCTTATAAAGACAATTGGAAGAGTAAAACGTCAGCTCAATCCAAAGCTCGAAATAGAGGGGATTCTCATCACTATGGTGGATAACAGAACCAATTATGCAAAAGATATAGCGGCTCAGATTTACGAAGCTTATTCATCCAGCATAAATGTTTTTGAAACAGAGATTCCTCTTTCGGTAAGAGCTGCAGAAATAAGTGCTTCAGGAAGCAGCTTGTATCAATATGATCCAAAAGGAAAAGCAGCATTTGCTTACACATCATTTATCAGGGAGGTTATGAACAATGGCACAAAGAGTTGGTCAGAAAGTAAAGCTATCTAG
- a CDS encoding DUF6462 family protein, translating to MNRGKSPPVDLDKYLVGKEHRYCTYQDGARLYSMAYWSFVTLAKEAKANIKLRKTALVDLDLIEQYIEQFCEEGNESEEVFMARRKKIEDLAEIVKEGKKKYVRYAEGAELYSMGLHTFESLAKEAKATRKVKGVVLCNTEKIDAFIESFDE from the coding sequence ATGAATCGTGGAAAATCCCCACCAGTTGACTTAGATAAGTATCTTGTCGGAAAAGAACATCGATATTGCACCTACCAGGACGGAGCCAGACTTTACAGCATGGCATATTGGTCATTTGTGACTCTGGCAAAAGAAGCTAAAGCCAATATAAAGCTTCGGAAAACTGCCCTTGTTGATCTGGATTTGATCGAACAGTACATTGAACAATTTTGTGAAGAAGGAAACGAAAGTGAGGAAGTATTCATGGCTAGAAGAAAGAAAATCGAAGATTTAGCAGAAATCGTTAAGGAAGGCAAAAAGAAATATGTCAGGTACGCGGAGGGAGCAGAGCTCTATTCAATGGGGCTTCATACATTTGAAAGCCTTGCAAAGGAAGCCAAGGCCACAAGAAAGGTAAAGGGAGTGGTTCTCTGCAACACAGAAAAGATTGATGCGTTTATTGAGTCATTTGATGAATGA